The DNA segment GCCCCTGGGTCCGAACGGCCGCACCCCGCCGACGAGAACGGCATCGATCACGGCCCGTACGGGCGGCACCGGCAATGCCGACGTGCTCATAGTCCTGCCTGCTCCAGCCAGCGGGCAAACATGCGTTCACCTGCCGCCGCCACGCCTGCGCCGACTTCGGCCGTGCGCGCACGGATGGTGCGCGGGTCGATGCCGGCCTTGCCGAGTTCGACGGTATGGCCGATCAGCCAGGCTTCGATGTCGCCGGGCAGCACTTCGGGGTGGAATTGCAGCGCCAGTACCTGGTTGCCGATGGCATACGCCTGGTTTGTCACCGCCGTCGTGGATGCCAGCAGTTCGGCACCGGGCGGCAGGTCGAAGGTATCGCCATGCCAGTGCAGCACCTCCCAGTTGGCTGCGGCGAGCTCGCCAAGCGCCGAATCCCGTCCGGCCGGCGTCGGCACGATCGGCGCCCAGCCGATCTCGCGCGTGCCGGGATACACGCGCGCACCGGTGGCACGCGCGATCAGCTGTGCGCCCAGGCAAACCCCGATGATCTTGCCGCCGGCGGCCAGCCGCTGGCGGATCAGTGCGATCTCGCCTTCCAGCCATGGGTAGGCATCGGTTTCATAAACCCCGATCGGGCCACCCAGGATCAGCAGCAGGTCGGCCGGATCATCAACGATGGGCCGCAGGTCGTCGACACCCGCCTGGAATACCCGCAGCGCATGCCCGCGTGCGCGCAGCGCATCGCCGATCACGCCCGCATGCTCGAATGCGAGGTGCTGGATCACATGGGTGGTGCGTGTGGCCATGGGCGACTCCTGCCGGTCAAGAAGGGTACCCATGGTAGCGCCAATGGCGACGCCGCGCGAAAACCACGGCAGGATATCGCCTGTTGGAGCGGTATCCCGGCACGGCATGCCGCCGCGGTGCGCTATTTTGTCGCAGCCGGGACCAGGATCAGGGCTTCGGCCTGCGCGGGTGCCAGCGGCATGGTCACGTATTCCACCGCCGCCCACTTGCCGGTCCATTCCCGATAGCGCGGCAGCAACGCGTTGCCGGACTGGCCCGTCGAATCCATGAAGCGCGCGCCCTGCAGGTCCGCCAGGTCGTACAGCGCGCGCACGCTGGCGGCATGGGTATTTTCGAACGGCGCCTTCTCGTCGCGCAGGTTGTGGCGGCCGACATTGACCGTGTACGTGTCGCCACCGGTCGGCACGCGCAGGTTGAACAGGGGCGACAGGTACGCGACCTTGCCGAACGGCTTGTGCTCGGAGCGGGCCGTATGCGCTTCGCCCCAGCGCCAGCGTTTCGGGTCATCGCCATAGCGGCGCGACAGGTCGGTCATCGACTGCGCCCAGGCATCGGCGATCGCGTCGTTGCAGCTTTCCGCGGGGCGCGTATGCGGGCGGTCGCACCAGAACGCGCCGAGCTTGCCGGGATCGCGCAGGATGTTCAGCATCGGCTGCTGCACGTTGCGCTGGTCCCACAGGCGGACAAAGATTGCCTCGCCGACCTTCTCCTCGAACAGCCGCCGCGACAGCTCGCGCAGCCAGGCGGTGACCACCAGCGGCTCGGCCCGATCGGCATCCATGGTGCCGTCCCACTTGCGCAGCGCATCGAGCAGCGCGCGCTCGCGCTCCGGCCGTGCGGCATCGCCGCTGACCGGTGCGGCCAGCAGCAGTGGCAGGGCATCGCGCACGGCCAGCGACAGCACGTCCTTCTGGATCCCGGCGAAGCTGTCCAGGGTGTGCTTTGGCGTCGCCGCCAGCAAGGCCTGGATGCGGTCATGGCGGTACGGCACCGTCCATTCGCTGGTGATGAAGTACGGATAGTCCGGCGGCACGATGCGCTGGTTGGCCGTCACGATCGCGCCTTCGGGCGGGTTGTAGCGCTGCGGCAGAGCCTCGAACGGGATAAAGCCGGTCCAGTCGTAGCGGGCATCCCATCCCGGCGCGGGCGCCAGGCCCTTGAGGTCATTGTCGGCGCGGCGCAGCGGCACCCGGCCCGGCGCGAAGAAGCCGATATTGCCGTCGACATCGGCGTACACGATGTTCTGCTGGGGCGAATGGAAGTCGCGCAGCGCGGCGGTGAAACTGGCCCAGTCGCGCGCGTCGTTCATCTTCAGGCCGGCCTGGAAGGTGCGGTCGTCCGGACGCAGCGCGGTCCACTGGAACGCGACGACGTAGCGCGCGCCGAGCGGGCCTGCCGCGGCGGCCAGGGGCTCGGCCACGTCGGAGATCACCGGCCCGTGACGCGTGCTGCGGACCTGCAGCGTCACGTCGGGCGCGCCCTTGACGCGGAATGTCTCGGTGCGGGTCTCGAAGGTGGCCCAGCCGTCCGGGGTCTGGTACTGGGTCTCGCTGCCGGGACGCAGCCGTTCGATAAACAGGTCCTGCACGTCCGGCGCGGTATTGGTCAGCCCCCAGGCGATGCGGTCGTTGTGCCCGAGCACCACCACCGGGATGCCGGGCAGCGTGGCGCCGGCCACGTCCAGTCCCGGCGCGGTCATGCGGGCGAAGTACCACAGCGCCGGCGCCTGCAAACCCAGGTGCGGGTCGTTGGCCAGCATTGGCTTGCCCGATTGCGTGCGCGCGCCGGAGACCACCCAGTTGTTCGAGCCCATGCCCTCGACATAGCCCGGCGGCGCCTTGTCGCTGACGCTCGCCATGGCGTTAGCCAGCGGCGCCAACTGCTTGTACAGGTGGCCGTAATCCATGGTGCGCACGGGCTGCTCGCCCGGATATGGCGCCAGCAGTTCGCTGATGCGCTCCACCGGCAGCACTTGCGCCAGGCGCATGCGCAGCGTTTCCTGGTTCCAGTTGCCGCCCAGGTCCCAGGCCATCATGGTCTGCCAGCCCAGCGTATCGGCCGGCTCCCAGCGCTCCGGCTGCGTGCGCAGGATCAGGAATTCAGGCGGCAGCGGTCCCTGGCGATGGTCGATCCACGCATTGACGCCGTCGGCGTATGCCTGCAGCGCAGCCCGCGTCTGCGGCGAAGACTGCGCCAGGATCGCTTCGGCGTTGCGCCGCACGCCCAGCGTGCGCAGGAACTTGTCGGTATCGAGCGCGGACGGGCCCAGGACCTCGGCGAGCCGGCCGGCCACCACGCGCTTGTTCATCTGCATCTGCCAGAGCCGGTCCTGCGCGTGGACATAGCCGAGCGCAAACCAGGCGTCGGCCTTGCTGGCGGCACGGATCTGCGGCACGCCATTGCCATCGCGCACGATGGTGACCTGGCCGTGCAGGCCCGGGAGCGCAACGGTGCCCGATGCGGGCGGCTGCGCCGCCTGCCGATACCAGATCAGGGCCCCTGCCGTGCCGGCTACCGCCAGTACCAGCAGCCATCCCACAAGCTTGGCCAGACGACCGAACCAGCGCATTGTTGCTCCCCTCTTGTCTTTGTCTTTGTCTTTGTCGTTGTGTGGTCCCGGTGACTGCCGCCGCTTCGTTGGCGGCGATGCAAAATGCCCGGACCAGCCGGGCATTTTCACATGTCGCGCAGGCCTCAGGCCGGCTTCTTCAACTGCAGGGCCTTGTATTCGAGGAATTCCTCCAGCCCGTACTTGCCGGCCTCGCGCCCGTTGCCGGACTGCTTGTAGCCGCCGAACGGCGCCTGCATGTTGAACGGCCCGCCGTTGATGTCCACCTGGCCGGTACGGATGCGCCGCGCCACGCGGATCGCACGGGCCTCGTCGCCCGACCACACGCCGCCGCCGAGTCCGTAGATGCTGTCGTTGGCGATGCGCACCGCCTCTTCCTCGGTGTCATAGCAGATGATCGACAGCACCGGCCCGAAGATCTCCTCCTGGGCCACAGTGGCGCGCGGCTCGACGTTGCCGAGCACGGTCGGCTTGACGAAGAAGCCCTGGTCCAGCCCTTCGGGCACTTCGGGGCCACCGGCCACCAGTTCGGCGCCTTCTTCCAGCCCGCGACGGATATAGCCGGTGACGCGCTCCTTCTGCACGGCGGAAATCAGCGGGCCGAGCCGGGTGGTTTCCTGCAGCGGATCGCCCACGGTAAAGCCGGCCACCACCTTCTGCGCGATCGCCTTGATCTCGTCATAGCGGGCACGCGGCACCAGCATGCGGGTATGCGCCGAACAGGTCTGTCCGGAATTCAGGAAGCAGGCGCTGATGGTGCCCTTGACCGCCGCCGGCAGGTCGGCATCGTCCAGGATCACCGAGGCGGACTTGCCGCCCAGCTCCAGCGCCACGCGCTTGACCGTCTGCGAGGCCAGTTCGGACACGCGCTTGCCGGCGCGGGTGGAACCGGTGAACGACACCATGTCGACCTCCCGATGGCTGGCCAGCACCTCGCCCACCACCGGGCCAAAGCCGGTCACCAGGTTGAACACGCCCGGCGGCAGGCCCGCGGCCTCGATCACCTCGGCCAGCACGAAGGCATTCAGCGGCGCCACTTCCGACGGCTTGAGCACGACAGTGCAGCCCGCGGCCAGTGCCGGCGCAACCTTCAGCGTGATCTGGTTGAGCGGGTAGTTCCACGGCGTGATCGCCGCCACCACGCCAACCGGTTCGCGCACCACCAGCGAATTGCCGACTTCTTCCTCGAAGTGGAAGGTATCCAGCAGCTTGGCGGCCTGTCCCCAGTTGTAGACCGGGCCGCCCACCTGGATCGCGCGCGCCAGCTTGATCGGCATGCCGACTTCGCCGGCGATCATCTGGGCCAGTTCTTCGCTGCGCGCCTTCAGTCCGTCGGCGATCTTGGCGATATAACCGGCTCGCACCGACGCGGGCGTGGCCGCCCAGCCGTCAAACGCGGCGCGCGCGGCCTGGATGGCGTCTTCGGCGTCGCGCGGCGAGCCTTCCGGGATCGTGCCCATTACCGCTTCGGTGCTGGAATGGATGACGTCGATGGTGCCGGTACCGTGGGGCGCGACCCACTTGCCGTTGATAAACAGTTTGTCTCGTTGTTGCATGGCCACAGTTCTCGGTTGGTGCGGAGTTTGACGGATGGGCAACTGGTTTTTTTTGTTACTTTTATGGTGCACGCACATTGTAGAGCGGTTTGGAGGCTATGTTTCCAGCCCTGGCAACCCCCGCGCCAGCCGCTCTTTTCAAATGGCGATAATCGGCCGCACCCGCAAACGGGATGCTCGCACGGACGGCCGGCATAACAAGGGAGCGAGACATGGTCGATCCGATCTACCGCAAGACCGACGCGGGACATGACGAGATCAGGACACGCGCGCGCAAGCTGGACCACAAGCTGCGCGCGTTGCTGTTGATGGTCAATGGCGAGCGCCGCGGGCAAGACCTGCTGGCGCAGGTGGCAGGCATGGGCGTGGGACCCGAGGCCATGGAGATGTTGGCCGCCGAAGGGCTGGTCGAGCCAGTGCCTGAGGCGGCACCGGCAGCGGCCGCTGTCGCTCCGGAAGCCCCGGCACGCACTTCGGCAACCACGGCGGATACCAACCTGTTCTCGGTGTACGCCATGCGGCACGCGCCGGCAGCCGAGCCAGCGGCGAACCCCGACCCGACGGCGCCGACGCAGCCGACGCACTCCGCCGCCGAGATCGATGCCTTCCAGCGCCTGTATCACTTCTACACCGAGGTCATCGGCCAGCACCTGGGCCTGCGCGGCTATATGTTGCAGGTCAAGGTGGAAAAGGCGCAGGACCTTCCAGCGCTGCTGGCCCTGCGAGAGTCACTGCATGCGGCGCTGCTCAGGGCCAAGGGCGAAATCACGGCGCATGCGATCTTGCGTGAACTGGAGACGATCGCACAAGACATCCCTGCCGCAGCCGGCTGAGCGTAAGCCGGCGCGCCAGACAGCAAAAAGGCCGCCTCGGAAGGCGGCCTTTTCCATGGGCATGCGTCAGACTCAGCCGACGATCCCCTGCGACTGCAGGTACTCGTCATACGTACCCAGGTAATCGGTCAGCGTGCCGTCGGTGCGCACTTCAATGACGCGCGTGGCCAGCCCGTTGATTAGCTCGCGGTCGTGCGAAACGAAGACCAGCGTGCCCGAGAACTTGTCCAGCGCGATCTGCAGCGATTCGATCGACTCCATGTCCATGTGGTTGGTCGGCTCGTCCAGCGCCAGCACGTTGTGGCGGCCCAGCATCAGCTTGCCCCAGATCATGCGGCCCTTCTCGCCACCGGACAGCACCTTGACGTTCTTCTTGATGTCGTCCGCCGAGAACAGCAGGCGGCCCAGCGTGCCGCGCAGCGAGGTCTCGTCGTCGCCGGCCTGCGTCCACTGGCTCATCCAGTCCATCACGTCGCGGTCAGCAGGGAACTCCTCGTAGGTGTCCTGCGGCATGTAGCCGACGTTGGCGTTCTCGGCCCACTTGACCTGGCCGCGGTCGACTTCCACGCCGCGCTGCACGCCGGTCTGCACCGCGCCGCTCAACAGGCTGCGCAGCAGCGTGGTCTTGCCCGCGCCGTTTTCGCCGATGATGGCGACGCGTTCGCCGGCCTGGATCGCCATCGACAGGCTGTTGATGATCTTGCGGTCGTAGCTCTTGGTGACGTTCTCCACCTCGACCGCCAGGTTGTGCAGCTTCTTCTCGAACTCGAAACGGATGAACGGGTTCTGGCGCGACGACGGCTTGATGTCCTCGACCTTGATCTTCTCGATCTGCTTGGCGCGCGAGGTGGCCTGGCGTGCCTTGGACTTGTTGGCCGAGAAGCGGCGCACGAAGTCCTGCAGTTCGCTGATGCGCTCCTTGGCGCGCGCGTTGGCGGCCATCTGGCGCTCGCGGGCCTGCATCGACGCTTCCATGTAGTCGTCGTAGTTGCCCGGGTAGACCTTGAGCGTGCCGTAGTCCATGTCGGCCATGTGCGTGCAGACCGAGTTCAGGAAGTGGCGATCGTGGGAAATGATGATCATGGTGGAGTTGCGCTCGTTGAGCACGGTTTCCAGCCAGCGGATCGTGTTGATGTCCAGGTTGTTGGTCGGTTCGTCCAGCAGCAGCACGTCCGGGTTCGAGAACAGTGCCTGCGCCAGCAGCACGCGCAGCTTCCACCCCGGCGCGACGTCGCTCATATTGCCCTGGTGCTGCGTGGTGGGGATGCCCACGCCCAGGAGCAGTTCACCGGCGCGCGCCTCGGCGGTGTAGCCGTCGTATTCGGCGTACTTGGCCTCCAGCTCGGCGGCCTTCATGTAGTCTTCGTCGGTCGCTTCCGGGTTGGCGTAGATGGCGTCGCGCTCCTGCGCGGCGGCCCACATCTCGGTGTGGCCCATCATCACCACGTCCAGCACGCGCATGTCTTCATAGGCGAACTGGTCCTGGCGCAGCTTGCCCAGGCGGATGCCCGGCTCCAGCATGACGTTGCCCGCCGACGACTCGAGGTCGCCGCCCAGGATCTTCATGAAGGTGGACTTGCCGCAGCCGTTCGCGCCGATCAGGCCGTAGCGGTTGCCCTCGCCGAACTTGACCGAGATATTCTCGAACAACGGCTTGGGGCCGAACTGCATGGTGATGTTTGCGGTAGAAAGCACGTCTGGAACCTTGTCTGGAGAATGTAGCGCCGCGGCACCGGCCGCGTTGCGCAGGTTGTTGCACCGGGGTGCACTTCATGCCGTTCAGGGGCCAGCCTTGCCAGGGAGGCATCGCGCCGGCCGGAGCATTCCGGGGCCATGGCTGGCGATGCGGCAGGGGCCGCGCCCGGTTCTTGCGAGAACCCGGCAGGAAGTCAGGAAATAACCGCATATTCTACCATCCAGATGCATTCCTTGCACCCGGATGCGGCTTGATGTGCGGTGTGGGGCGGTCGCGCCTGGCGTGCGGGGCTCAGGCCGCCGGCGGCAGCACCGGATAGCCGGAAAACGCCATCGAGAACCCATCGGCACGTGCGGCCAGCCGCACCTGTGCGCCCACCGGCAGCGTCAGCTTGCGCGCGCAGTGGCCGAACGGCAGGCCGGTCAGCACCGGCACTGGCAGCTGGTCGCGCAGGTAGGCCACCACGGCTGCCATGTCGTAGCCGTTGTCGTAGTCGGTGACGCGATAGTTGGAAAAGTCACCCAGCACGATGGCGCGCTGCGCGTCCAGCACGCCGGCCTGCTGCAGCTGGACGAGCATGCGCTCGACGCGGTACGGCGGCTCGTTGATGTCTTCCAGGAACAGCACCCCGCCCTCGACCCGCGGCATGAAAGGCGTGCCCAGCAGGCTGCACAGCATCGCCAGGTTGCCGCCCCACAGCGTGCCGGCCACCTCGCCGCTGAACGGCTGGCCACCGGACTGGGGGGCTGCCACATCGACCTGGTAGGCCGGATCGCGCAGGATGCCCTCGAAGTGCTCCCACATATACGGATCGACGCTGTCCGCGCCAAAGTCCGCCAGCAGCATCGGCCCGGAAAAGGTGATGCCGCCGGTCGCAGCCAGGTAAGCGAGCTGGAAGGCAGTGAAGTCGCTGTGGCCGACGATGGGCGTGGCGCTGGCACGCGCCTGTTCGGCAATGCGGGCAAAATCGACTTGCGCCAGCAGCCGCGCAATACCGTAGCCGCCACGCACTGCCAGCGTCAGCTCATGCGGCACGCCGGTGCCGATGGCATGCAGGTCGGCCAGCCGCTCCGTGTCGGTGCCGCCGAAGCGCAGGTAGCGCCGGGCCAGCACGTCCGGGTTGGTGGTGTGATAGCCGTGCTGCTTGAGCCAGGCAACGCCGCGCGCCGCGACGGCGACGTCGTGCGGATAGCCGGACGAGGCGATCAGTCGGACTTCGGTATGCGGCGGCCTGTTGTTCGGCGTACTCATGTGTCGGTGGTGTCGGTGGCGTTGTTCTGACCGGGAGGGGTTGGGCAGGTGCAGCCCGGTTCAGTTCCGCCAGCGTCGCGCGCGGCCTTCTGCGCGCGTCGGCGGGCAGCGAAGAAATCCTTCAGCATCTGGCCGCAGGTATCGGCCAGCACCCCGCCGGCGATGGTGGTCTGGTGGTTGAGTTGCGCATGCTCGAACAGGTTGAGCACGCTGCCGGCGGCGCCAGTCTTGGGATCGGTGGCGCCGAACACCACGTGGCGCAGCCGCGCATGCAGGATCGCGCCGCTGCACATCGCGCACGGTTCCAGTGTCACGTACAGCTCGCACTCGGGCATGCGGTAGTTGCCGATCACCTGCGCGGCGGCGCGCAGCGCCTGCATTTCGGCATGCGCGGAGGGATCGACCGAGCGGATCGGCAGGTTGTGGCCGCGCGCGATGATGGTGTCGTTCCAGACCACCACGGCGCCGACCGGCACTTCGCCGGCAGCCTCGGCCAGGCGCGCTTCGTCCAGCGCGGCGCGCATATAGTGCGCATCGCGCGCGGCGGCCTCGGCCGGATCGTCGGGCAGCGCGCGCGGGGCGCGCAGCGGCAGCGGCGGCGTCTCTGGCATCGGCTGGCTCAGTCTTGCGCCGGCAGCACCGCCGGGGCGCTGACTTCGGCCCAGCAATTGGGGGTCTCGAACAGCACCAGCCTGGTCAGTTGCAGGTGGTGGCCGAAACAGTCCTTGAACACCGGCGCCAGGATGTCGAAGGCGACCTGGGCCAGGTTCTCGACGGTGGGGATCGCATCCAGCACCACGGTCTTGTGCCCTTCCATCGATTGCAGGAAGTTCAGCAGCGCGGTGTCGCCACGGTAGATCAGGAAGGCGTGGTCCCACTTGTTGACCAGGTGCTCGTTGGCGAGCGCCTTGATGTCGCCGAAGTCCAGGATCATGCCGTCATCCGAGGCACCTTCGCGATGCAGCACCTCGCCCGACAGCGTCAGGTCAAGGCGATAGCGGTGGCCATGGATGTTGCGGCACTGGCCGCAGTGGTTCGGGATGCGGTGGCCGGAGTCGAACTCCAGCCGGCGGGTAATGGAAACTTGTTTGCTCATGTGTAGCCGCGCCGTGCCGGCCGCCTGCGTTGGACGGGCGCCGCGCGTGCGCCCGAAGCCTCTATTGTGTACGTTTGCCGCGGGTTGGGCAAAACCCGGGACAACACCCAGGGCAAAAGCCGCGCTCAGCGGATGCCCAGCAGCTTATGGGTCTGCAGCGACAGCCGCCAGCGCGGATGGCGCTGGCAGAAGTCCACCGCGGCGGCGGTATTTTCACGCTGCAGCGGGCCGTCCATGGGCTGCACCAGGAAATGCTGGAAATCAAGCTGCTCGTATGCGGCAAAATCCTGGTCCGCTTGCGGGATCACCACCTTGAGCTCGTCCCCGCGCCTGACCACCAGTTCGGAACCCATCTTGGGGCTCACGCAAACCCAGTCGATGCCGGGCGGCACGGCGATGGTGCCGTTGGTCTCGATGGCGATCTCGAAGCCCTGCGCATGCAGCGCATCGATCAGCGGTGCATCAAGCTGCAGCAGCGGCTCGCCACCGGTGCACACCACCAGCGGCTTGCCCAGCGGCTTGCCACCAGCGCCCTGCGGCCATTCCGAGGCGACCACCGCGGCCAGTTCCTCGGCAGTACGGTACTTGCCGCCGCGCGTGCCATCGGTGCCGACGAAGTCCGTGTCGCAGAACTGGCACACGGCGCTGGCCCGGTCCTCTTCGCGGCCGCTCCACAGGTTGCAGCCGGCAAAGCGGCAGAACACCGCGGCGCGGCCGGCGTTGGCGCCCTCGCCCTGCAGCGTATAGAAGATTTCCTTGACGGCGTATGTCATGCGTGGGGTCTCTCTGGGACCGTAAACGGATTTTCGGCAGCCTTCGGGCTGGCCGGGTGTCTTGGTATGGTTGGGCAAGGCCAGGGGCCAGTCATGGCGGATCGCTCGGATGCATTCGGCGGGACCGATGCCACCCCAGGCGGCGCACGATCGTGGCCATCGCTGGCAGCGCGGGCGGGGAGCACCGGGTTTCCCGTGCCGGGCTCCG comes from the Cupriavidus sp. P-10 genome and includes:
- a CDS encoding glutamine amidotransferase; the protein is MATRTTHVIQHLAFEHAGVIGDALRARGHALRVFQAGVDDLRPIVDDPADLLLILGGPIGVYETDAYPWLEGEIALIRQRLAAGGKIIGVCLGAQLIARATGARVYPGTREIGWAPIVPTPAGRDSALGELAAANWEVLHWHGDTFDLPPGAELLASTTAVTNQAYAIGNQVLALQFHPEVLPGDIEAWLIGHTVELGKAGIDPRTIRARTAEVGAGVAAAGERMFARWLEQAGL
- a CDS encoding penicillin acylase family protein, encoding MRWFGRLAKLVGWLLVLAVAGTAGALIWYRQAAQPPASGTVALPGLHGQVTIVRDGNGVPQIRAASKADAWFALGYVHAQDRLWQMQMNKRVVAGRLAEVLGPSALDTDKFLRTLGVRRNAEAILAQSSPQTRAALQAYADGVNAWIDHRQGPLPPEFLILRTQPERWEPADTLGWQTMMAWDLGGNWNQETLRMRLAQVLPVERISELLAPYPGEQPVRTMDYGHLYKQLAPLANAMASVSDKAPPGYVEGMGSNNWVVSGARTQSGKPMLANDPHLGLQAPALWYFARMTAPGLDVAGATLPGIPVVVLGHNDRIAWGLTNTAPDVQDLFIERLRPGSETQYQTPDGWATFETRTETFRVKGAPDVTLQVRSTRHGPVISDVAEPLAAAAGPLGARYVVAFQWTALRPDDRTFQAGLKMNDARDWASFTAALRDFHSPQQNIVYADVDGNIGFFAPGRVPLRRADNDLKGLAPAPGWDARYDWTGFIPFEALPQRYNPPEGAIVTANQRIVPPDYPYFITSEWTVPYRHDRIQALLAATPKHTLDSFAGIQKDVLSLAVRDALPLLLAAPVSGDAARPERERALLDALRKWDGTMDADRAEPLVVTAWLRELSRRLFEEKVGEAIFVRLWDQRNVQQPMLNILRDPGKLGAFWCDRPHTRPAESCNDAIADAWAQSMTDLSRRYGDDPKRWRWGEAHTARSEHKPFGKVAYLSPLFNLRVPTGGDTYTVNVGRHNLRDEKAPFENTHAASVRALYDLADLQGARFMDSTGQSGNALLPRYREWTGKWAAVEYVTMPLAPAQAEALILVPAATK
- a CDS encoding aldehyde dehydrogenase family protein: MQQRDKLFINGKWVAPHGTGTIDVIHSSTEAVMGTIPEGSPRDAEDAIQAARAAFDGWAATPASVRAGYIAKIADGLKARSEELAQMIAGEVGMPIKLARAIQVGGPVYNWGQAAKLLDTFHFEEEVGNSLVVREPVGVVAAITPWNYPLNQITLKVAPALAAGCTVVLKPSEVAPLNAFVLAEVIEAAGLPPGVFNLVTGFGPVVGEVLASHREVDMVSFTGSTRAGKRVSELASQTVKRVALELGGKSASVILDDADLPAAVKGTISACFLNSGQTCSAHTRMLVPRARYDEIKAIAQKVVAGFTVGDPLQETTRLGPLISAVQKERVTGYIRRGLEEGAELVAGGPEVPEGLDQGFFVKPTVLGNVEPRATVAQEEIFGPVLSIICYDTEEEAVRIANDSIYGLGGGVWSGDEARAIRVARRIRTGQVDINGGPFNMQAPFGGYKQSGNGREAGKYGLEEFLEYKALQLKKPA
- a CDS encoding ABC-F family ATPase — encoded protein: MLSTANITMQFGPKPLFENISVKFGEGNRYGLIGANGCGKSTFMKILGGDLESSAGNVMLEPGIRLGKLRQDQFAYEDMRVLDVVMMGHTEMWAAAQERDAIYANPEATDEDYMKAAELEAKYAEYDGYTAEARAGELLLGVGIPTTQHQGNMSDVAPGWKLRVLLAQALFSNPDVLLLDEPTNNLDINTIRWLETVLNERNSTMIIISHDRHFLNSVCTHMADMDYGTLKVYPGNYDDYMEASMQARERQMAANARAKERISELQDFVRRFSANKSKARQATSRAKQIEKIKVEDIKPSSRQNPFIRFEFEKKLHNLAVEVENVTKSYDRKIINSLSMAIQAGERVAIIGENGAGKTTLLRSLLSGAVQTGVQRGVEVDRGQVKWAENANVGYMPQDTYEEFPADRDVMDWMSQWTQAGDDETSLRGTLGRLLFSADDIKKNVKVLSGGEKGRMIWGKLMLGRHNVLALDEPTNHMDMESIESLQIALDKFSGTLVFVSHDRELINGLATRVIEVRTDGTLTDYLGTYDEYLQSQGIVG
- the ldcA gene encoding muramoyltetrapeptide carboxypeptidase, with amino-acid sequence MSTPNNRPPHTEVRLIASSGYPHDVAVAARGVAWLKQHGYHTTNPDVLARRYLRFGGTDTERLADLHAIGTGVPHELTLAVRGGYGIARLLAQVDFARIAEQARASATPIVGHSDFTAFQLAYLAATGGITFSGPMLLADFGADSVDPYMWEHFEGILRDPAYQVDVAAPQSGGQPFSGEVAGTLWGGNLAMLCSLLGTPFMPRVEGGVLFLEDINEPPYRVERMLVQLQQAGVLDAQRAIVLGDFSNYRVTDYDNGYDMAAVVAYLRDQLPVPVLTGLPFGHCARKLTLPVGAQVRLAARADGFSMAFSGYPVLPPAA
- the tadA gene encoding tRNA adenosine(34) deaminase TadA, translated to MPETPPLPLRAPRALPDDPAEAAARDAHYMRAALDEARLAEAAGEVPVGAVVVWNDTIIARGHNLPIRSVDPSAHAEMQALRAAAQVIGNYRMPECELYVTLEPCAMCSGAILHARLRHVVFGATDPKTGAAGSVLNLFEHAQLNHQTTIAGGVLADTCGQMLKDFFAARRRAQKAARDAGGTEPGCTCPTPPGQNNATDTTDT
- a CDS encoding 6-pyruvoyl trahydropterin synthase family protein — translated: MSKQVSITRRLEFDSGHRIPNHCGQCRNIHGHRYRLDLTLSGEVLHREGASDDGMILDFGDIKALANEHLVNKWDHAFLIYRGDTALLNFLQSMEGHKTVVLDAIPTVENLAQVAFDILAPVFKDCFGHHLQLTRLVLFETPNCWAEVSAPAVLPAQD
- the queE gene encoding 7-carboxy-7-deazaguanine synthase, translating into MTYAVKEIFYTLQGEGANAGRAAVFCRFAGCNLWSGREEDRASAVCQFCDTDFVGTDGTRGGKYRTAEELAAVVASEWPQGAGGKPLGKPLVVCTGGEPLLQLDAPLIDALHAQGFEIAIETNGTIAVPPGIDWVCVSPKMGSELVVRRGDELKVVIPQADQDFAAYEQLDFQHFLVQPMDGPLQRENTAAAVDFCQRHPRWRLSLQTHKLLGIR